A window of the Desulfopila inferna genome harbors these coding sequences:
- a CDS encoding glycosyltransferase family 4 protein, whose protein sequence is MKILVLAPQPFFQNRGTPIAVRMLIEDLQGAGHEVELLVFHEGEDVDLSDITIHRTLAVPGISNIGPGFSFKKVICDFFMLTGAVRLCCRSRYDMIHAVEESVFIAMILKLFFRIPYIYDIDSWLSDQIIEKFSFIRPMRGFFSFCENAAVRYSNGAVAVCKVLEEKVRGIDSRIPLLRLEDVSLVSEAECEYESLRDVVGSSGDILLYVGNLEKYQGIDLLLEAFRILSKKRADCCLVIIGGSRPGIEKYIKKAEELAILSQVFFIGSRPLDRLGMYLRQADLLVSPRVDGENTPMKIYSYMASGIPIVATRITSHTQVLDDSTALLAEPDGVSMAESFMQGLADKRKSAGLAASAVEKVENEYSRSAFQFKLTRFYSELSNVWNLRI, encoded by the coding sequence ATGAAAATATTAGTATTGGCTCCTCAGCCTTTTTTCCAAAACCGGGGCACCCCCATTGCCGTGCGTATGCTCATTGAAGATTTGCAGGGTGCAGGTCATGAGGTTGAACTCTTGGTCTTCCATGAGGGAGAAGATGTCGATCTCAGCGATATCACCATTCACAGGACCTTGGCCGTACCTGGAATCAGCAATATCGGACCGGGATTTTCCTTCAAAAAAGTCATCTGTGATTTCTTCATGTTGACTGGAGCAGTGCGGCTTTGTTGCAGATCGCGTTATGACATGATTCATGCAGTGGAAGAATCGGTATTTATTGCAATGATTCTCAAATTATTTTTCAGGATTCCCTACATCTATGACATTGATTCCTGGCTTAGCGATCAGATTATAGAAAAATTTTCGTTTATCCGGCCTATGCGGGGATTTTTCTCTTTCTGTGAAAATGCGGCGGTACGCTACAGCAATGGAGCGGTTGCCGTATGTAAGGTCCTGGAGGAAAAGGTAAGAGGCATAGATTCCCGCATACCCCTGCTGCGTCTTGAAGATGTGAGTCTTGTTTCCGAGGCGGAATGTGAATATGAATCGCTTCGTGATGTTGTCGGTTCGTCGGGCGACATACTGCTTTACGTGGGTAATCTCGAGAAGTATCAGGGCATAGATCTGCTTCTCGAGGCCTTTCGGATTTTATCGAAGAAAAGAGCGGACTGCTGTCTGGTCATCATAGGCGGAAGCCGGCCGGGTATAGAAAAATATATCAAAAAAGCGGAAGAGCTTGCAATTCTTTCACAAGTATTCTTTATTGGCTCACGGCCTCTGGATAGGCTCGGTATGTATTTGCGGCAAGCGGATCTGCTTGTTTCTCCGCGTGTTGATGGAGAAAATACGCCTATGAAGATATACTCGTATATGGCCTCAGGCATTCCCATCGTGGCCACACGAATAACAAGCCATACCCAGGTCCTGGACGATTCCACAGCGCTGTTGGCGGAACCTGATGGAGTGAGTATGGCGGAATCTTTTATGCAGGGACTTGCCGACAAGAGAAAGAGCGCAGGATTAGCAGCATCTGCCGTTGAAAAGGTGGAAAACGAGTATAGTCGCTCAGCCTTTCAATTCAAATTAACCAGGTTTTATTCAGAACTTTCAAATGTGTGGAATTTGCGGATTTAA
- the asnB gene encoding asparagine synthase (glutamine-hydrolyzing) codes for MCGICGFNWNDEQLVSRMSGTIAHRGPDQEGVFCDSHCSLGHRRLSIIDLSDQGRQPMFNEDNSLCLVFNGEIYNYLELRDKLIGKGHVFKGKSDSEVILHSYEEFGVECLQHFRGMFAFAIYDIARKKLFIARDRIGIKPLYYYHKAGKFIFASEIKAILEAKEVDRQVNLQALYDYLGFEFVPAPQTMFQDIFKLPSGHYLELTGDSCRITRYWDLKMGGKSTISFEEAVETQKELLGDAVRSHLMSDVPLGVFLSGGLDSSAIVAMMRKYISGPLKTFTIGYEDRSFSELDYAAIVAKYCDTDHQVLMLDDIRPEYVEKTLYHLDEPMTDLSTVPLYLLCRQARRHATVCLSGEGADESYAGYDRFKAARIASLFNIVPGPVRRGVIGRLVGMLPDQAQKKGAVNMLKRFVEGANLPAEGNHLRWQYFTSEKLVGNLFNQKFFGDVVADPFRLVREYAERCGDTDPVNRQIYLDMRYMMTDSVLMKVDKMSMASSLEVRVPLLDHVLVEFLAGLPGNWKLKGLTTKHIFRAALKELLPQKIVNRGKQGYSLPVKHLLRGDLKEYMVNLLNDSPLLRQYTNMEYVNILIDEHCAMKQNHNHVLWALMNVSIWHNRFFR; via the coding sequence ATGTGTGGAATTTGCGGATTTAACTGGAACGATGAGCAGCTGGTCAGCAGAATGTCCGGCACCATTGCCCATCGTGGCCCGGATCAGGAAGGTGTTTTCTGTGACAGCCATTGTTCTCTGGGACACAGGCGTTTGTCCATTATTGATTTGAGCGATCAGGGCAGGCAGCCGATGTTCAATGAGGATAATTCCCTCTGCCTCGTTTTCAATGGTGAAATATATAATTATCTGGAGTTACGCGATAAGCTCATCGGCAAGGGACATGTCTTTAAAGGTAAATCTGATTCCGAGGTAATTCTACATAGTTATGAGGAATTTGGGGTAGAATGCCTGCAACATTTCAGGGGAATGTTTGCTTTTGCCATATATGATATAGCTCGGAAAAAGCTCTTTATCGCCCGTGACAGAATAGGGATAAAACCCCTCTATTATTATCATAAGGCAGGAAAGTTTATCTTTGCTTCCGAGATCAAAGCGATCCTCGAAGCAAAAGAGGTAGACCGGCAGGTAAATCTCCAGGCACTGTATGATTATCTCGGCTTTGAATTCGTGCCTGCTCCCCAGACGATGTTCCAGGACATCTTTAAGCTGCCTTCGGGTCACTATCTTGAATTGACTGGGGATTCCTGCAGGATTACCCGATACTGGGACCTGAAGATGGGCGGCAAAAGCACAATATCTTTTGAAGAAGCAGTCGAAACCCAAAAGGAACTCTTAGGCGATGCTGTACGGAGTCACTTGATGAGTGATGTGCCGCTGGGTGTTTTTCTCTCGGGAGGACTTGATTCCAGCGCCATTGTTGCGATGATGCGCAAGTATATTTCCGGTCCCTTGAAAACCTTTACAATCGGCTATGAGGATCGCAGCTTCAGCGAGCTTGATTATGCAGCCATTGTCGCCAAATATTGTGATACTGACCACCAGGTGCTGATGCTGGATGATATCCGTCCCGAATATGTCGAGAAGACGCTATATCATCTTGACGAGCCGATGACCGATCTCTCCACCGTGCCCCTGTATCTTTTATGCAGACAGGCGCGCCGGCATGCAACTGTCTGCCTCAGCGGTGAAGGCGCCGATGAGAGTTATGCCGGGTATGACAGATTCAAGGCTGCCAGGATTGCTTCGCTTTTCAATATAGTGCCGGGTCCTGTTCGACGAGGTGTGATAGGAAGGCTTGTCGGCATGTTGCCCGACCAGGCCCAGAAAAAAGGCGCCGTCAATATGCTCAAGCGTTTTGTCGAAGGTGCCAATCTTCCTGCAGAGGGCAATCACCTGCGCTGGCAGTATTTCACCAGTGAAAAACTGGTCGGCAATCTGTTCAATCAGAAATTTTTTGGTGATGTTGTTGCTGATCCCTTCAGGCTGGTGCGCGAATATGCTGAACGCTGCGGCGACACTGATCCGGTAAACCGGCAAATATACCTGGATATGCGCTATATGATGACCGACAGCGTATTGATGAAGGTCGACAAGATGAGTATGGCAAGTTCTCTTGAAGTTCGGGTGCCATTACTCGACCATGTTCTTGTTGAATTTCTTGCCGGACTGCCGGGCAACTGGAAACTCAAGGGCCTGACCACCAAGCATATATTCCGGGCGGCTCTTAAGGAGCTTTTGCCACAGAAGATCGTTAACCGGGGCAAGCAGGGATATAGTTTGCCGGTAAAACACCTGCTCCGGGGTGATCTTAAAGAATATATGGTGAATCTGTTGAATGATTCACCGCTGCTCCGGCAATACACCAATATGGAATACGTCAATATTTTAATAGATGAACATTGTGCCATGAAGCAGAATCATAATCATGTCCTCTGGGCTTTGATGAATGTGTCAATCTGGCATAATAGATTTTTCAGATAA
- a CDS encoding NAD-dependent epimerase/dehydratase family protein translates to MRVLVTGGTGFTGKALVRRLLDENHDVIALDYQEGLKTEELREWGAEVVIGTVTDREIVRKVMQGVDIVHHLAAAFREMNVPDSYYREVNVGGTRIVLEEAYACKVKKFIYMSTCGVHGNIDNPPGGEDAPIQPADYYQQTKYEAEPVVQEFFRKGMKTVILRPAAIYGPGDPERFQMIFKRVSRGMFPMFGSGKTYYHPLYIDNLIDACMLSMQDGKGDGQAYLIADEHYVEIKDLVLKTAKALRVDVRIPHFPVMPVVIAGHICEKLCRPFKIAPIIFPRRVDWYRQNRAFKIDKARKELGYQPKIDLDEGLRRTGEWYKSEGYL, encoded by the coding sequence ATGAGAGTTTTAGTAACAGGTGGAACAGGATTTACTGGAAAAGCCTTGGTGCGGCGATTGCTGGATGAAAATCATGATGTGATAGCTCTGGACTATCAGGAAGGACTGAAAACCGAAGAGCTGCGAGAGTGGGGCGCTGAAGTGGTGATCGGCACGGTTACAGACAGGGAGATCGTCAGAAAAGTAATGCAGGGAGTCGATATTGTTCATCACCTGGCTGCAGCATTTCGGGAAATGAATGTTCCCGATAGTTATTACCGGGAGGTCAATGTCGGGGGCACGCGTATCGTTCTGGAAGAGGCCTATGCCTGTAAGGTAAAAAAATTTATCTATATGAGTACCTGTGGGGTTCATGGCAATATAGACAATCCACCAGGTGGAGAAGATGCCCCCATACAGCCGGCGGACTATTATCAGCAAACCAAATATGAAGCTGAACCTGTGGTGCAGGAGTTCTTCCGGAAGGGCATGAAGACGGTTATTCTCAGACCGGCTGCTATCTATGGTCCGGGTGACCCGGAACGATTTCAGATGATATTCAAGAGGGTGAGCAGGGGGATGTTTCCCATGTTCGGCAGTGGCAAAACGTATTATCACCCCCTCTACATCGATAATCTGATCGACGCCTGCATGCTGTCCATGCAGGATGGCAAAGGCGATGGACAAGCCTATCTTATCGCTGATGAGCATTATGTTGAAATCAAGGATCTTGTTTTAAAAACGGCCAAGGCTCTGCGGGTGGATGTCAGAATTCCCCATTTCCCGGTGATGCCGGTGGTTATTGCCGGTCATATATGCGAAAAACTATGCAGACCATTTAAAATAGCACCGATTATTTTTCCCCGGCGGGTAGACTGGTACAGGCAGAACCGTGCTTTTAAAATCGACAAAGCCAGGAAGGAGCTGGGCTACCAGCCAAAGATTGACCTTGATGAAGGCTTAAGGCGCACTGGAGAATGGTATAAGTCTGAAGGCTATCTGTAA
- a CDS encoding acyltransferase translates to MKKTHEAITGNGSVFSQYLDVIVGKRSIFYFLYFEFCLLLSWIPGAAGMMLRKIFWPRLFSSCGKGVLFGANVVLRHPGRIAIGNRVVISDGCIFDARNPEEEIVIALGDNVMLSNNVMLSCKNGTIEVGTNTGINAQTIIQSTSNCPVIIGEDVIIGQRAFVIGGGNYHTEDLEIPIRLQGIQDDGGVHIQNNVWLGGNASVLGGVTLGHGSIVAASAVMTKSVEPFSICKGIPGKVHAYRNSAD, encoded by the coding sequence ATGAAAAAAACCCATGAGGCAATAACCGGGAATGGATCTGTATTCAGCCAGTATCTTGATGTGATAGTAGGCAAACGGTCTATTTTTTACTTCCTCTATTTTGAATTCTGCCTGTTGCTGAGCTGGATTCCGGGGGCCGCCGGTATGATGCTACGCAAAATATTCTGGCCGCGCCTCTTCAGTTCCTGCGGTAAGGGAGTCCTGTTCGGTGCAAATGTGGTCCTGCGTCATCCTGGAAGGATTGCCATCGGCAACAGGGTAGTCATCAGCGATGGTTGTATTTTCGATGCCAGGAATCCGGAAGAGGAAATAGTTATAGCACTGGGTGATAATGTCATGCTTTCCAACAATGTCATGCTGTCCTGTAAAAACGGCACAATTGAAGTCGGAACAAATACCGGAATAAATGCCCAGACAATAATCCAGTCGACCAGCAACTGTCCTGTCATTATTGGTGAAGACGTCATTATTGGTCAAAGGGCATTCGTGATTGGGGGAGGGAATTATCATACCGAAGACCTGGAAATACCTATCCGCCTGCAAGGAATTCAGGATGACGGTGGGGTACATATCCAGAATAATGTCTGGCTTGGCGGCAATGCTTCCGTATTGGGAGGCGTCACGCTGGGACATGGTTCAATTGTCGCGGCTTCCGCAGTTATGACAAAATCGGTAGAACCTTTTTCGATTTGCAAAGGGATCCCCGGTAAGGTTCATGCGTATAGAAATAGCGCTGATTAA
- a CDS encoding glycosyltransferase family 4 protein, with amino-acid sequence MSRIGIMMRSADEVGGISVYARNIVRELLEIDTENQYVLFYKTDKHLGLYQHYDNCREILLKGGNKAVWDQFIIPRAVKKEKIDLVFNPKFTVPLFTSAKTVMAVHGADWFIPPYDQVYTAIDNFYIKRVMPLYFKKADFITSVSDYSTDGFVNAFPWCKDKIQTIYFGPNKIFKPVTDPEKLKKIRKKYDLPERFLLTVIRYDHGARNTRKNFKGMAEGYAKYRQLGGEEKFVVVGRDCHLYAEEYDLKAMGVSDHIVFTGLVDQEDLPAFYSLAQLYLYPTIIEAFPIPTTEAMACGCPIVTSDGTGLKELTENVSITVDPTDTDAIAAAIVKVQSDEKLKESMIQKGFERSKIFSWRKCAEETLKIFDRLIIS; translated from the coding sequence ATGAGTCGAATTGGTATCATGATGCGATCGGCCGACGAAGTTGGTGGCATCAGTGTGTATGCGAGAAATATAGTCAGGGAATTACTCGAGATAGACACGGAAAATCAATATGTTCTCTTCTATAAGACAGATAAGCACCTGGGCTTATATCAACATTACGACAACTGCAGGGAAATATTGCTCAAAGGCGGAAATAAGGCGGTCTGGGATCAGTTTATTATTCCGCGCGCTGTAAAAAAAGAAAAAATTGATCTTGTCTTCAACCCAAAATTCACGGTTCCTCTTTTTACATCGGCCAAAACGGTTATGGCTGTCCACGGAGCAGACTGGTTTATCCCGCCCTACGATCAGGTATATACAGCAATAGACAATTTTTACATAAAGCGGGTAATGCCTCTTTATTTTAAAAAAGCAGACTTTATTACCTCGGTTTCCGATTACTCAACGGATGGTTTTGTTAATGCATTTCCATGGTGTAAAGATAAGATACAAACTATTTATTTCGGGCCGAACAAAATTTTTAAGCCGGTGACCGACCCTGAAAAGCTGAAGAAAATACGGAAGAAGTATGATCTGCCTGAGCGTTTCCTGCTCACGGTTATCCGGTATGATCATGGCGCACGCAACACCCGCAAAAATTTCAAGGGCATGGCTGAAGGATATGCCAAATATCGTCAGCTGGGCGGGGAAGAAAAATTCGTTGTTGTCGGTAGAGACTGTCACCTCTATGCAGAAGAATATGATCTCAAGGCCATGGGGGTAAGTGACCATATTGTTTTTACGGGTCTGGTTGATCAGGAAGATCTTCCGGCCTTCTATTCACTGGCCCAGTTATATCTCTATCCCACAATAATTGAAGCCTTTCCGATTCCAACAACGGAAGCTATGGCCTGTGGATGCCCGATTGTGACTTCGGACGGCACCGGGCTCAAGGAATTGACCGAGAATGTATCGATAACAGTTGATCCTACAGATACCGATGCGATAGCCGCGGCGATAGTGAAAGTTCAGTCGGATGAGAAGCTCAAGGAGAGCATGATCCAAAAGGGATTTGAACGGTCAAAAATCTTCAGTTGGCGAAAGTGCGCTGAAGAAACTCTCAAAATTTTTGACAGACTGATAATAAGTTAG
- a CDS encoding glycosyltransferase family 2 protein, which translates to MMVSPDRPSVVLIILTCNQKEITLQCLESLAGCNYPNRHIVLVDNGSTDGTVEAVKKIYPQIHCLRNQANLGAAAGRNVGIDYALGTLGFEFVMFMDNDIVVNPSFLDKLVDGLIEHNDLGIQIASPKLYLMGQDNILDCAGGAKVNFYLGSTQTRGHGEKDNGQYDDEKFPRCVPTTVLMHREALLRAEKFDVSFDPYGYEDLDMVMRASVPGVPFLFVPDSIVHHKGSKTGFSGYSGEYTKVKTLNFKRFLRRHSTNLQRCSFCLLLPFLAVKTIIRELRRGNIGSIIGMIKGFLR; encoded by the coding sequence ATGATGGTAAGCCCTGACAGACCTTCCGTTGTCCTGATAATCCTCACCTGCAACCAGAAAGAGATAACCCTGCAGTGCCTGGAGAGTCTCGCCGGATGCAACTATCCAAATAGACATATTGTTCTTGTCGACAATGGATCGACGGACGGCACAGTTGAAGCTGTCAAAAAAATCTATCCCCAGATACATTGCCTTCGAAACCAAGCCAATTTAGGAGCTGCAGCCGGCCGTAACGTGGGGATCGATTATGCCCTTGGCACTCTCGGCTTCGAGTTTGTTATGTTCATGGATAATGATATTGTCGTCAATCCCTCGTTTTTAGATAAGCTTGTCGATGGATTAATAGAACATAACGATCTGGGAATACAGATAGCTTCTCCCAAACTCTACCTTATGGGGCAGGACAATATTTTGGATTGTGCAGGCGGTGCTAAGGTGAATTTTTATCTTGGATCAACTCAAACGCGCGGCCACGGGGAAAAAGACAATGGCCAATACGATGACGAGAAGTTTCCGCGATGTGTGCCTACCACTGTTTTGATGCATCGTGAAGCCCTGCTGAGGGCAGAAAAATTCGATGTCTCTTTTGATCCCTATGGTTATGAAGATCTCGATATGGTCATGCGGGCGAGCGTTCCCGGTGTTCCTTTTCTTTTTGTTCCTGATTCGATAGTTCATCATAAGGGAAGCAAGACAGGTTTTTCCGGATATTCCGGAGAATATACCAAAGTCAAGACGCTCAACTTCAAGCGTTTTCTCAGGCGGCATTCTACCAATCTGCAAAGATGTTCATTTTGTTTGCTCTTGCCGTTTCTTGCTGTTAAAACGATAATTCGGGAATTGAGAAGAGGTAATATCGGGTCTATTATCGGAATGATAAAGGGATTTCTCAGATAA
- a CDS encoding lipopolysaccharide biosynthesis protein, with translation MVSLIHGFIHHKETIYNFLWRVVQILGKQGTTFFIFLVCARQLSPYDFGIYNYVFSTIFLLIIFSDFGISIATSKFTAEYSASDSEKLKLLLFNSAMLIIVLSGLIALPLFFFWDVFYQYRYILYCIPLLFLVPLTSLLDGFFRGLKQFRSVSLVYLISAGISLPLFYVLISEFGLHGAFISQNVYYLLLVILLALHSRRKKIPFRAKLNIPIVRKVVGYSIVIGLADIGLFLYTRADILILGHYNLIEEIGYYEIINRMFLLVIMPAQILATVVAPNVTRNFTLKKYDSLQKNIRRDVLLLLVVGSAVAISCFLLFPYLFKYVFGGYDMDTLVYLMNIIIIIVPIRYFSTFLSIGYITPSGNAKISTVCLLFFGVVNILLDFIFVEPFGVVGIIYATLISQLLFIACKDTLFYFFVFKRKLI, from the coding sequence ATGGTATCCCTCATACATGGTTTCATCCACCACAAGGAAACGATATATAATTTCCTCTGGAGGGTTGTGCAGATTCTGGGAAAACAGGGAACAACCTTTTTCATTTTCCTGGTCTGCGCCAGACAACTCAGTCCCTATGATTTCGGCATCTACAATTATGTTTTTTCGACGATCTTTCTTCTAATTATTTTCAGTGATTTCGGAATTTCGATTGCTACATCGAAATTCACGGCTGAATATTCGGCATCAGATTCTGAAAAACTGAAATTGCTCCTTTTCAATTCGGCAATGCTCATTATTGTCCTGTCAGGACTGATTGCCTTACCGCTGTTTTTTTTCTGGGATGTATTTTATCAGTACAGGTATATACTTTACTGCATCCCCTTATTGTTCCTGGTTCCGCTGACATCCTTATTGGATGGATTTTTTCGCGGTCTGAAGCAGTTCAGAAGTGTTTCTCTGGTTTATTTGATATCCGCGGGCATATCTCTGCCTTTATTCTACGTGCTTATCTCAGAATTTGGACTTCATGGAGCATTTATTTCCCAGAATGTCTATTATCTCCTGTTAGTCATCCTTCTGGCCCTTCATTCAAGAAGAAAAAAAATCCCATTTCGTGCAAAACTCAATATTCCCATTGTCAGGAAAGTGGTTGGCTATTCGATAGTCATCGGTTTGGCTGATATCGGACTGTTTTTATATACCAGAGCCGATATATTGATTCTCGGACACTACAATCTCATCGAAGAGATTGGATATTATGAAATTATCAACAGGATGTTCCTCCTGGTCATAATGCCGGCTCAGATACTGGCAACCGTAGTTGCACCTAATGTCACCCGCAACTTTACCCTGAAAAAATATGATTCCTTACAAAAGAACATCCGCAGAGACGTGCTGTTGCTTTTGGTTGTGGGTAGTGCGGTTGCCATCAGCTGTTTCCTCCTGTTCCCATACCTGTTCAAGTATGTTTTCGGCGGCTACGATATGGATACGCTTGTTTATTTAATGAACATCATCATCATCATCGTACCAATAAGATATTTTTCCACCTTTCTCAGTATTGGTTATATTACTCCCTCGGGGAACGCCAAAATTTCGACAGTCTGTTTATTGTTTTTCGGAGTGGTCAATATCCTATTGGATTTCATATTTGTAGAGCCTTTCGGGGTTGTTGGAATAATCTATGCAACCCTGATTTCTCAGCTGCTCTTTATTGCATGCAAAGACACTTTATTTTATTTTTTCGTCTTTAAGCGCAAACTTATATAA
- a CDS encoding polysaccharide pyruvyl transferase family protein — translation MKKYFERLGLTGSKGRVRAFWWTGEGNRNFGDIITPYLIEKITGRPPLLCNKHCFAEHYIMTGSVIEVANRNSIVWGTGMMYRHQKIRRPKKVLAVRGPITRKGLLELGYECPEIYGDPALLLPRFYRPTLEKVYALGLIPHFVDYRRVKEHFSGRDKILVIDLLNPVEHVIDQIYRCETTISSSLHGVIVSQAYGIPSVWVRFSDDLSGDGTKFRDYFLSVNIQPYEHKRVDLTKKVEPALLDDIAALASAVISIDLDGLMDACPLRHPDI, via the coding sequence ATGAAAAAGTATTTTGAAAGATTAGGCCTTACCGGAAGTAAAGGAAGAGTAAGAGCCTTCTGGTGGACCGGTGAAGGAAATAGAAATTTTGGCGACATTATTACCCCGTATCTGATAGAGAAAATTACCGGAAGACCTCCACTATTATGCAATAAGCATTGTTTCGCCGAGCATTATATTATGACAGGCAGTGTCATAGAAGTGGCCAACCGGAACTCTATCGTCTGGGGGACCGGCATGATGTACAGGCACCAGAAGATAAGGCGGCCCAAAAAGGTATTGGCCGTTCGCGGACCGATAACCAGAAAGGGACTCCTCGAGCTGGGATATGAATGTCCCGAGATATATGGTGATCCTGCTTTACTCCTTCCCCGGTTTTATCGTCCCACTCTGGAAAAAGTGTATGCTCTTGGTCTTATCCCGCATTTTGTCGATTACAGGAGGGTGAAAGAACATTTTTCCGGGCGCGACAAAATTCTGGTCATCGATCTTCTTAATCCTGTTGAACACGTCATTGATCAGATTTATCGCTGTGAAACTACCATATCCAGTTCGCTGCACGGAGTCATCGTCTCGCAGGCTTATGGGATCCCTTCCGTATGGGTCAGGTTTTCCGATGATCTCAGTGGCGACGGCACTAAATTCCGTGATTATTTCCTTTCCGTGAATATCCAGCCTTACGAGCATAAACGAGTGGATTTGACCAAAAAGGTGGAACCAGCTCTCCTTGATGACATTGCGGCCTTAGCCAGTGCCGTTATCAGCATCGATCTGGATGGATTAATGGATGCCTGTCCACTCCGGCACCCGGACATTTAA
- a CDS encoding class I SAM-dependent methyltransferase — protein MQKIEIYTTGKYLQDNPTWHEEDSYWKSGNIFNMMQENELMPQTVCEVGCGAGEILRQLSFKLPDVQFFGFEISPQAYELAQQKQNERVQFFLEDFSQNNEQYYDILLAIDVFEHIEDYYGFLRKVRERAAYKIFHIPLDISVQRVLLSKPIMKRRREVGHIHYFTKETALATLEDTGYTIVDYSYTASTLDLPAPSLLYSLGKIPLKIAGLLNKDLAARILGGYSLMVLAK, from the coding sequence ATGCAAAAAATTGAGATATATACTACCGGCAAATATTTACAAGACAATCCGACCTGGCACGAAGAAGACTCGTACTGGAAATCCGGCAATATATTTAATATGATGCAAGAAAATGAACTTATGCCGCAGACTGTCTGTGAAGTGGGCTGCGGTGCAGGCGAGATTCTCAGGCAGCTCTCTTTCAAACTCCCGGATGTTCAATTTTTTGGATTTGAAATATCACCGCAGGCATATGAACTTGCACAACAGAAGCAAAATGAGAGAGTGCAATTTTTTCTGGAGGATTTTTCACAGAACAACGAACAGTATTATGACATCCTTCTCGCCATAGATGTGTTTGAACATATAGAGGATTACTATGGCTTTCTACGCAAAGTCAGAGAGAGGGCTGCTTACAAAATCTTTCACATTCCTCTGGATATCTCGGTTCAAAGAGTCCTCCTGAGCAAACCCATCATGAAAAGGCGCCGCGAGGTCGGTCATATTCATTATTTCACCAAAGAAACAGCCCTGGCAACTCTGGAAGATACAGGCTACACCATTGTCGATTATTCCTACACAGCCTCGACCCTTGATCTTCCTGCACCGTCCCTCCTCTATTCGCTTGGGAAGATTCCTTTAAAAATAGCAGGCTTGCTGAACAAAGATCTCGCTGCCCGTATCCTGGGCGGCTACTCGCTCATGGTTCTGGCGAAATGA
- a CDS encoding SGNH/GDSL hydrolase family protein, whose translation MCRKDTGTGKIPGIVYGESDELITEFFISQGIDHRSGQADMRKNYFWKNSALSILFIAVIFTQPTASFATKSIIAFGDSITEGYGDTRKPAGYETDLEKLTDAINNYHDVLNFGLGGERTTNTERYPYPEGGIHRLVEKVLPAAPPAKYILIMEGTNDYWDGITSGATIDNLRYMITKAREAGLEPIIGTLTPDTRFYAQDKNILELNSLIRKMAEEEDVVVADFYPQMIEDWEAVYAGCPFPEYLGEPDMVHPCRQGYEKMAEIWFEALNLPVIGLPFTWLNLLLK comes from the coding sequence ATGTGCAGGAAAGACACCGGAACAGGTAAAATACCTGGGATCGTATATGGGGAAAGTGACGAATTAATCACGGAATTTTTTATTTCACAAGGTATTGATCACCGTTCAGGGCAAGCAGATATGAGGAAAAATTATTTTTGGAAGAATTCGGCACTCTCGATTTTATTTATTGCGGTTATTTTTACTCAGCCAACAGCTTCGTTCGCCACAAAATCCATTATAGCTTTTGGTGACAGTATCACCGAGGGATACGGAGATACGAGAAAACCAGCAGGCTATGAAACCGATCTGGAGAAACTCACGGATGCTATCAATAACTATCACGATGTTCTTAATTTTGGTTTAGGTGGCGAACGTACGACTAATACGGAAAGATACCCCTATCCTGAAGGCGGGATACACAGGCTTGTAGAAAAAGTATTGCCTGCAGCACCACCTGCGAAATACATATTAATTATGGAAGGGACCAATGATTACTGGGATGGTATCACGTCAGGTGCTACCATAGATAACCTGAGATATATGATCACAAAGGCCAGGGAAGCCGGACTTGAACCAATAATCGGTACACTTACTCCCGACACCCGTTTTTATGCTCAAGATAAGAATATTCTAGAACTTAATTCGTTGATAAGGAAAATGGCTGAGGAAGAAGATGTGGTCGTTGCGGATTTTTATCCGCAAATGATTGAAGACTGGGAAGCAGTCTATGCAGGTTGTCCATTTCCAGAATATCTCGGCGAACCGGATATGGTTCATCCCTGTCGCCAAGGATATGAGAAAATGGCGGAAATTTGGTTTGAAGCATTGAATCTCCCTGTTATCGGTCTTCCTTTTACGTGGCTCAATCTTTTGCTGAAGTAG